From a single Natronorubrum tibetense GA33 genomic region:
- a CDS encoding helix-turn-helix domain-containing protein: MIDLDIDMRQYDCPFIDTTDDVDIAFSAIQWQLDTNDEKLETRLIAKGESMGVLEKGLHELQEHRNMTECYILSKRDNIAEIGTKIEVTNAMRTIQQNGGYITGPFQIEDGRERWHVGFDEDDDEDRALAELERHNEYTVEDRDQFGPTMLFDLLENSDSAMDLLEGCRSLTPTERETFEVASRNGYYETPRGTTLDDLAEHFEISKTAVSMNLRRSERKILQAALTALEQLNGTEER; the protein is encoded by the coding sequence ATGATCGACCTCGATATCGACATGCGACAGTACGACTGTCCGTTTATCGACACGACTGATGACGTCGATATCGCGTTCTCGGCTATCCAATGGCAACTGGACACCAACGACGAGAAACTTGAGACCAGACTCATCGCAAAGGGGGAGTCGATGGGCGTCCTCGAGAAGGGGCTCCACGAGCTTCAGGAGCATCGGAACATGACGGAGTGTTATATCCTCTCGAAGCGCGATAATATCGCCGAGATCGGGACGAAAATCGAGGTAACAAACGCGATGCGGACGATCCAGCAAAACGGCGGCTACATCACTGGCCCCTTCCAGATCGAGGACGGCCGAGAACGGTGGCACGTCGGCTTCGACGAAGACGACGACGAGGACCGAGCGCTCGCTGAGCTTGAGCGCCACAACGAGTACACCGTCGAGGATCGCGACCAGTTCGGACCGACGATGCTGTTCGATCTCCTCGAGAACTCGGACAGCGCGATGGACCTCCTCGAGGGCTGTCGCTCGCTGACTCCGACGGAACGCGAGACGTTCGAGGTCGCCTCCCGGAACGGCTACTACGAAACGCCGCGCGGAACGACCCTCGACGACCTCGCAGAGCACTTCGAGATTTCGAAAACCGCCGTCTCGATGAACCTTCGGCGAAGCGAACGGAAGATCCTCCAGGCGGCACTAACTGCCCTGGAACAGCTAAACGGCACCGAAGAACGCTAA
- a CDS encoding branched-chain amino acid ABC transporter permease, with amino-acid sequence MSSLPFVEERDGQTIVRVPLMRGLGLTLTQTVLTLVGVVALLGLPFLAGLVGLNWERLFRGLMFGLAAVGLNLLLRHTELVSFGHAAFFGSGAYAVAVLAAHYDVSEGLLLLLGAVVAGTFVALVIGYFVAGYVDIYFALLTLAFNQVIFATVFRSGYFNYNDGLPIRVGGDRPTLYGFELTTHGYNLFLYYTAIVIMLVMLLAMWKLINSPFGRALDAIGQDRTRARFIGIPVEKYVWISFTISGLYGAFAGGVYALLRLHVQPEPVLYVFVSGEILFMAILGGFTTLIGPLVGGILLVYLLETARFWVDYYHALTGLVLLAIVFFMPKGIVGSLPDFGTWLSTRRRDPGLLQEDVRGAGTTVRQAVDRARTTLRIIIFGVN; translated from the coding sequence ATGAGTTCTCTCCCATTCGTCGAGGAACGCGACGGCCAGACGATCGTTCGCGTGCCACTAATGCGGGGACTCGGCCTGACGCTCACGCAGACCGTGTTGACGCTCGTCGGGGTCGTAGCCCTGTTGGGACTCCCGTTTCTGGCCGGCCTCGTCGGCCTGAACTGGGAACGACTGTTCAGAGGGCTCATGTTCGGCCTCGCTGCGGTTGGGCTGAACCTGCTCTTGCGTCACACCGAACTCGTCTCGTTCGGGCATGCAGCGTTCTTCGGCTCCGGTGCGTACGCGGTCGCGGTACTGGCCGCACACTACGACGTGTCCGAGGGACTCCTGTTATTGCTCGGGGCCGTGGTTGCCGGGACATTCGTCGCACTGGTCATCGGCTACTTCGTCGCGGGCTACGTGGACATCTACTTCGCACTGTTGACGCTCGCGTTCAACCAGGTGATATTCGCGACCGTCTTCCGCAGTGGCTACTTCAACTACAACGACGGACTCCCGATCCGGGTCGGCGGCGACAGACCGACGCTGTACGGTTTCGAACTGACGACGCACGGCTACAATCTCTTCCTCTACTACACGGCGATCGTCATAATGCTCGTCATGTTGCTCGCGATGTGGAAACTCATCAACTCGCCGTTCGGACGGGCACTCGACGCGATCGGGCAGGATCGAACGCGAGCGCGGTTCATCGGTATCCCGGTCGAAAAGTACGTCTGGATCTCCTTTACCATCTCGGGGCTCTACGGGGCTTTCGCCGGCGGCGTCTACGCCCTGCTCCGGCTCCACGTCCAGCCTGAACCCGTGCTGTACGTGTTCGTCTCGGGGGAGATTCTGTTCATGGCGATCCTCGGCGGGTTCACGACGCTCATCGGGCCGCTCGTGGGCGGGATCCTCCTCGTCTATCTGCTCGAAACGGCGCGGTTCTGGGTCGACTACTACCACGCGCTAACCGGACTCGTCTTGCTGGCGATCGTCTTCTTCATGCCGAAGGGGATCGTCGGCTCGCTCCCGGATTTCGGCACGTGGCTTTCGACGAGACGTCGTGACCCTGGACTCCTACAAGAGGACGTTCGGGGAGCTGGAACTACCGTCAGACAAGCAGTCGACCGCGCCAGGACGACGCTGCGGATCATCATATTCGGGGTGAACTGA
- a CDS encoding ABC transporter ATP-binding protein, which yields MLEARNLRKEFGELRATDDVSLQFGKTEGEMVFIVGPNGAGKTTLINLLTGLLEPDRGSVVIHSEENGTSVEDEITDMAPEDRVKTGLVRSFQIVHVFEEMTVRENVRTAALSRYDRTLSMRSLDDGHEDVEQTIDDLLVQFRLEDIEHEVAETLPHGDRKLLDVAMSFALDPQYLLLDEPTSGVATQEKEYVIETIVEASEAEGVTTVTIEHDMDLVKEYADRLVVLHEGSVFREGEPELLETDSELRRVLLGVDE from the coding sequence ATGCTCGAAGCACGCAACCTACGGAAAGAATTCGGAGAACTCCGCGCCACCGACGACGTCTCGCTCCAGTTCGGGAAGACCGAGGGCGAGATGGTGTTCATCGTCGGGCCCAACGGCGCCGGAAAGACCACGCTCATCAACCTGCTGACGGGGCTGCTGGAGCCCGACCGGGGCTCGGTCGTCATCCACAGCGAGGAGAACGGCACCTCCGTTGAGGACGAAATCACCGACATGGCACCCGAGGACCGTGTCAAGACTGGCCTCGTCAGGAGCTTCCAGATCGTCCACGTCTTCGAGGAGATGACGGTCCGGGAGAACGTTCGCACCGCGGCGCTGTCTCGCTACGATCGGACGCTGAGCATGCGATCGCTCGACGACGGGCACGAAGATGTCGAGCAGACGATCGACGACCTCCTCGTCCAGTTTCGGCTGGAGGACATCGAACACGAGGTCGCGGAAACGCTGCCTCACGGCGATCGGAAACTGCTCGACGTGGCGATGTCGTTCGCGCTCGACCCGCAGTACCTGTTGCTTGACGAACCGACCTCGGGCGTCGCCACCCAGGAGAAGGAGTACGTCATCGAGACGATCGTCGAGGCCAGCGAGGCAGAGGGCGTGACGACGGTGACGATCGAACACGACATGGATCTGGTCAAGGAGTACGCGGATCGACTCGTCGTCCTCCACGAGGGGAGCGTCTTTCGGGAGGGCGAGCCGGAGTTGCTCGAGACCGATTCCGAACTCCGACGGGTCCTGCTGGGGGTGGACGAATGA
- a CDS encoding SDR family NAD(P)-dependent oxidoreductase, with amino-acid sequence MSQDQVTPPTVTEDDIQSIDDDAFTGRNVCLVTGGGSGIGRATALAAAGNGLTVAATDIDEDGLQGTIERGEELGLEGEIESIAGDLTDDDDLERIVEEAAEYGDLKYLANIAGMQHIDSIENFPMDMYDRMHEIMLRAPLYLSKLCMPHFRETEDGRGCIGNMSSVHGHYVTSDKVGYNVSKFGLRGLTQSIAAEGDGDIRAFSISTGYVKTPLVTDQLADTAEQRGISVDEVVEDVMLGQSRVTEMMEPVDVANLYMIGFSDLGRHLDGGDLLFDGGMTLTYE; translated from the coding sequence ATGTCTCAGGACCAGGTTACGCCGCCGACGGTGACGGAAGACGATATTCAATCGATCGACGACGACGCGTTTACGGGTCGAAACGTCTGTCTCGTAACGGGCGGCGGATCGGGGATCGGCCGGGCGACGGCTCTTGCCGCCGCTGGAAACGGACTCACGGTCGCCGCGACGGACATCGACGAAGACGGCCTCCAGGGAACGATCGAACGCGGCGAGGAACTCGGTCTCGAGGGCGAGATCGAGTCTATCGCTGGGGATCTGACCGACGACGACGATCTCGAGCGAATCGTCGAGGAGGCCGCAGAGTACGGCGACCTCAAGTATCTCGCGAATATCGCGGGGATGCAACACATCGACTCGATCGAGAACTTCCCGATGGACATGTACGATCGGATGCACGAGATCATGCTTCGAGCCCCGCTTTACCTCTCGAAGCTCTGCATGCCACACTTCCGGGAGACCGAGGACGGACGGGGCTGTATCGGCAACATGAGCTCGGTTCACGGCCACTACGTCACCAGCGACAAGGTGGGGTACAACGTCTCGAAGTTCGGCCTGCGCGGACTCACGCAATCGATCGCCGCTGAAGGCGACGGCGACATTCGTGCGTTCTCGATCAGTACCGGCTACGTGAAAACGCCGCTCGTGACGGACCAGCTCGCGGACACCGCCGAACAGCGCGGCATTTCCGTCGACGAGGTGGTCGAAGACGTGATGCTCGGCCAGTCCCGCGTCACGGAGATGATGGAACCGGTCGACGTCGCCAACCTCTACATGATCGGGTTCTCGGATCTCGGTCGACACCTCGACGGCGGCGACCTGTTGTTTGATGGCGGCATGACCCTAACGTACGAGTAA
- a CDS encoding ABC transporter ATP-binding protein, translating to MSEPDTDFDDTDTDANAARTGDPLLEVSNLSATVQGFEVTHGLDLEVREGEAVALVGRNGAGKTSTFRSIMGLTPVANGSIRFKGEELLDLRPELIPHRGIGYQPENRDLFTGMTVEENFRLPIWTAGSARGIEDEDAAVEDIFDLFTELDNRRNAEVQNLSGGQGKMTAVGRALALKPDLLILDEPLEGLAPVVVENLKSYIHEIIDRDISVLIAESNASHVPEMVDRMYVIERGEIVDSGDPEVLAEDDEIQMLMQGGGE from the coding sequence ATGAGCGAACCCGACACCGATTTCGACGACACGGACACCGACGCCAACGCTGCTCGTACTGGCGACCCCCTGCTCGAGGTCTCGAACCTCTCGGCGACGGTCCAAGGGTTCGAGGTTACCCACGGACTCGACCTCGAGGTCCGGGAGGGTGAGGCGGTCGCCCTCGTCGGCCGCAACGGCGCGGGAAAGACCTCGACGTTCCGATCGATCATGGGGCTAACACCAGTCGCAAACGGCTCGATCCGGTTCAAGGGCGAGGAACTGCTGGATCTGCGACCGGAACTGATCCCGCATCGAGGCATCGGCTACCAGCCGGAGAATCGCGATCTCTTCACCGGAATGACCGTCGAGGAGAACTTCCGTCTCCCGATCTGGACGGCCGGATCGGCCAGGGGAATCGAGGACGAAGATGCGGCCGTTGAAGACATCTTCGACTTGTTCACGGAACTCGATAACCGGCGCAACGCCGAAGTCCAGAACTTGAGCGGGGGGCAAGGGAAAATGACCGCGGTCGGCCGTGCGCTCGCGCTCAAACCGGATCTGCTCATCCTCGACGAACCGCTCGAGGGGCTGGCGCCGGTCGTCGTCGAGAACCTCAAAAGCTACATCCACGAGATTATCGATCGAGACATCTCGGTGCTAATCGCGGAGTCAAACGCGAGTCACGTTCCCGAGATGGTCGATCGGATGTACGTGATCGAACGCGGCGAGATCGTCGACAGCGGCGATCCCGAGGTACTCGCGGAAGACGACGAGATCCAGATGCTGATGCAGGGCGGCGGCGAGTAG
- a CDS encoding branched-chain amino acid ABC transporter permease produces the protein MVESLITHTLNGLYYGFILFMIASGLTIIFGVLGILNLAHGELYALGAFLTFTVVGYATGLVASPTGPVSALIFGLVVLAGALAAAAILLPIGAVVESVFVRPIYERDEVYQLLLTYALLLILVDVMKVSWGATPVDPGVYSSLNQIPTTELVGFGYPSYNVMVMLVGLGVFLWLVWFFDRSKTGRIVRATAINRDMATAIGVSTDRTFTLVFAMGAFFAGFGGAMVSIGPGTAFLEMGLDPLVLSFVVIVIGGLGSLKGAFVGALLVGVISRWAIWQYPAIELAAPFAVMLIILLIKPEGLFGTWGEIE, from the coding sequence ATGGTCGAATCGTTAATCACCCACACGTTAAACGGGCTCTACTACGGGTTCATCCTGTTCATGATCGCGTCGGGATTGACGATCATCTTCGGCGTGCTGGGGATCCTAAACCTCGCCCACGGCGAACTATATGCGCTCGGGGCGTTCTTGACGTTCACCGTCGTCGGATACGCAACCGGGCTCGTCGCGAGTCCAACCGGTCCGGTTTCGGCGCTCATCTTCGGCCTGGTAGTCTTGGCCGGGGCGCTGGCAGCCGCCGCAATCTTGCTCCCGATCGGTGCCGTCGTCGAGTCCGTCTTCGTCAGGCCGATCTACGAGCGCGACGAGGTCTATCAGTTACTGTTAACCTACGCGCTCCTGTTGATCCTCGTCGACGTGATGAAGGTCAGCTGGGGCGCGACACCGGTCGATCCCGGCGTCTACAGCTCCCTCAACCAGATTCCCACGACGGAACTGGTCGGTTTCGGCTACCCGAGTTACAACGTTATGGTGATGTTGGTCGGTTTGGGAGTGTTCCTCTGGCTCGTCTGGTTCTTCGATCGCTCGAAGACCGGACGGATCGTCCGTGCGACCGCGATCAACCGCGATATGGCGACGGCGATCGGTGTGAGTACCGATCGAACGTTCACGCTGGTGTTCGCAATGGGCGCGTTCTTCGCCGGCTTCGGCGGCGCAATGGTCAGCATCGGTCCGGGGACGGCGTTCCTCGAGATGGGGCTGGATCCGCTGGTACTGTCGTTCGTTGTCATCGTCATCGGCGGGCTCGGCAGTCTGAAAGGAGCGTTCGTCGGAGCACTGCTCGTCGGCGTCATCAGCCGATGGGCGATCTGGCAGTACCCGGCCATCGAACTGGCCGCGCCCTTCGCGGTCATGCTGATCATCCTGCTAATCAAACCCGAAGGATTGTTCGGCACGTGGGGTGAGATCGAATGA
- a CDS encoding MBL fold metallo-hydrolase: MDRITLGNDEFEGRNNTYVLADETTDEIALVDTGLATEGIRAELREGLAERGYAFSDVDDIVLTHFHVDHAGLAGEIQAESGATVYAHEADAPLIEQDPDAVAALEERRQEYLERWGVPDDAQETLLGFFEQAAHLEGEPAEVTPIEDGEVLEVGGRTLEAIHAPGHAAGLCGFEIETSGRSEAFVGDAVLPVYTPNVGGADVRVERPLETYLTTLRRLADREYDRLWPGHRDPIDDPRDRALEIVDHHRERSEKILGILEEHGPANAWEVSAHLFGELEGIHIVHGPGEAFAHLDHLRHEGTLSVREKKYRFGE; this comes from the coding sequence ATGGACCGTATCACGCTGGGAAACGACGAGTTCGAGGGGCGTAACAATACGTACGTTCTCGCCGACGAGACGACCGACGAAATCGCGCTCGTCGACACCGGACTCGCGACGGAAGGGATTCGAGCGGAACTGCGGGAAGGACTGGCCGAACGCGGCTACGCGTTTTCCGACGTCGACGACATCGTTCTGACGCACTTCCACGTCGATCACGCGGGACTGGCCGGCGAGATTCAGGCCGAAAGCGGCGCGACGGTGTACGCTCACGAGGCCGACGCACCGCTGATCGAGCAAGATCCCGACGCAGTGGCTGCCTTAGAGGAGCGGCGACAGGAGTACCTCGAGCGGTGGGGCGTCCCCGACGACGCCCAGGAGACGTTGCTGGGGTTCTTCGAGCAGGCCGCCCACCTCGAGGGCGAACCGGCCGAGGTCACGCCGATCGAGGACGGCGAGGTGCTCGAGGTCGGTGGCCGGACGCTCGAGGCAATCCACGCACCGGGCCACGCGGCGGGGCTCTGCGGGTTCGAAATCGAAACGAGTGGGAGATCGGAAGCGTTCGTCGGTGACGCCGTCCTCCCCGTCTACACGCCGAACGTCGGGGGTGCGGATGTCCGCGTCGAGCGGCCGCTCGAGACGTACCTCACGACCCTCAGACGACTCGCCGACCGCGAGTACGACCGGCTCTGGCCCGGCCACCGCGATCCGATCGACGACCCGCGGGATCGTGCGCTCGAGATCGTCGACCACCACCGCGAGCGAAGCGAAAAGATTCTCGGGATCCTCGAAGAGCACGGCCCAGCAAATGCGTGGGAGGTGAGCGCACACCTGTTCGGAGAGCTAGAGGGGATTCACATCGTCCACGGGCCGGGTGAGGCGTTCGCGCATCTCGATCACCTGCGTCACGAAGGGACTCTCTCGGTTCGGGAGAAAAAATACCGATTCGGTGAGTAA
- a CDS encoding type II toxin-antitoxin system VapC family toxin, whose product MPRAVVDTSVLFAASYRRDAAHEDALPILRGIDDQSLPEAVVLDYVLAETLNGLTTHAGHDPAVDFLDRIEENARFHIDTLSSDELATAKSMFRRYAGLSFVDACIVAYLQSNELKYLYAFDDDFDRIGDISRLGTATNPYDPR is encoded by the coding sequence ATGCCACGCGCGGTCGTCGATACGTCGGTGTTGTTCGCGGCGAGCTATCGTCGGGACGCAGCGCACGAGGATGCACTCCCGATCCTCCGTGGCATAGACGATCAATCCCTTCCCGAAGCCGTCGTGCTCGATTACGTTCTTGCGGAGACGCTCAACGGCCTCACGACGCACGCAGGTCACGATCCTGCTGTTGATTTTCTCGATCGCATCGAAGAAAACGCCCGCTTTCACATCGACACGCTATCGTCGGACGAACTGGCGACTGCAAAATCGATGTTTCGGCGGTATGCAGGGCTCTCGTTCGTTGATGCCTGTATCGTCGCCTATCTCCAATCGAACGAACTCAAGTATCTCTACGCGTTCGACGACGATTTCGATCGAATAGGAGACATCTCCCGTCTCGGGACGGCGACGAATCCGTACGACCCCCGTTGA
- a CDS encoding AbrB/MazE/SpoVT family DNA-binding domain-containing protein, with the protein MSTDRVDAESKVSGNQANIPAQIRRQLDIDDGDQLRWSVKDDGTVQIEVVHRCGGSFADFTGYEGNEEADGTTDHDAWGLE; encoded by the coding sequence ATGAGTACCGATCGAGTCGATGCGGAAAGTAAGGTGTCCGGGAATCAAGCAAATATTCCCGCTCAGATTCGCCGCCAACTCGATATCGACGACGGAGATCAGCTACGCTGGAGTGTCAAAGACGATGGAACGGTACAGATCGAAGTCGTACATCGTTGCGGCGGCTCGTTTGCCGACTTCACGGGATACGAGGGTAACGAAGAAGCTGACGGAACGACGGATCACGACGCGTGGGGACTCGAGTAG
- the gatB gene encoding Asp-tRNA(Asn)/Glu-tRNA(Gln) amidotransferase subunit GatB produces MTAQTVQQGDLVTVIGLEVHVQLETDTKIFCGCSTDQTDEPNENVCPVCLGLPGALPVLNEAAVEGAVKIGKAIDADIPEETRFHRKNYYYPDLPKNFQITQYDEPICQEGELEVSVEGERRTVSIERAHLEEDPGSLQHVGGGGGIDSAEYTLVDYNRAGTPLMEIVTAPDFRSPSEVRAFLAKLEEVLEYLGVFDAERDGSLRIDANLSIISEDEIESGDVTDIGAEALAAANRTEVKNISSHKGAEKALAYEETRQKNAIQRGRAVEQETRHWDESRGITVSMRSKEEEKDYRYFEEADLPPLRVAGWKDEISIPELPSARRERFQEEYGLNEEAASKLTSTKQVADFYEDIASEFDPDLAATWVADNLLGELNYRDMAITDLEGRFEEVTRLVELVSEGEITAKNAHETVLRSMLDDEKAPDEIVEDEGLGKTDEDEVQQAVVAAIDENPDAVDDYESGDDGAINFLVGQVMQKTGGSADPGDVNQLLQAELEG; encoded by the coding sequence ATGACTGCCCAGACCGTCCAGCAGGGCGACCTCGTCACCGTCATCGGGCTCGAGGTCCACGTCCAGCTGGAGACCGACACGAAGATCTTCTGTGGCTGTTCGACTGACCAGACCGACGAACCCAACGAGAACGTCTGTCCGGTCTGTCTCGGCCTGCCCGGCGCGCTCCCGGTCCTGAACGAGGCTGCCGTCGAGGGAGCCGTCAAGATCGGCAAAGCGATCGACGCCGACATCCCCGAAGAGACCCGGTTCCACCGGAAGAATTACTACTACCCCGACCTGCCCAAGAACTTCCAGATTACCCAGTACGACGAACCGATCTGTCAGGAGGGCGAACTCGAGGTCTCCGTCGAGGGCGAGCGCCGGACGGTCTCGATCGAACGCGCCCACTTAGAGGAGGACCCGGGCAGCCTCCAGCACGTCGGCGGCGGTGGCGGTATCGACTCGGCGGAGTACACCCTCGTCGACTACAACCGCGCGGGGACGCCGCTGATGGAGATCGTTACGGCCCCCGACTTCCGCAGTCCGAGCGAGGTTCGGGCCTTCCTCGCGAAACTCGAGGAGGTCCTCGAGTACCTGGGCGTCTTCGACGCCGAACGGGACGGCAGCCTGCGAATCGACGCCAACCTCTCGATCATCTCCGAAGACGAGATCGAAAGCGGCGATGTGACCGACATCGGCGCGGAGGCGCTCGCAGCCGCCAACCGCACCGAAGTGAAGAACATCTCGAGTCACAAGGGCGCAGAGAAGGCCTTAGCCTACGAGGAGACGCGCCAGAAGAACGCGATCCAGCGCGGGCGCGCGGTCGAACAGGAGACCCGCCACTGGGACGAGTCCCGCGGGATCACGGTCTCGATGCGCTCGAAAGAAGAGGAGAAAGACTACCGCTACTTCGAGGAGGCCGACCTGCCGCCGCTGCGGGTCGCAGGCTGGAAAGACGAGATCTCGATTCCGGAACTCCCCTCGGCACGACGCGAGCGCTTTCAGGAGGAGTACGGGCTGAACGAGGAGGCTGCTTCGAAACTGACCTCGACGAAGCAGGTCGCGGACTTTTACGAGGACATCGCGAGCGAGTTCGATCCCGACCTCGCGGCGACGTGGGTTGCGGACAACTTGCTGGGCGAACTCAACTACCGCGACATGGCAATTACGGACCTCGAGGGGCGTTTCGAGGAGGTGACGCGACTCGTCGAGCTCGTCTCGGAGGGGGAGATTACGGCGAAAAACGCCCACGAGACGGTTCTGCGATCGATGCTCGACGACGAGAAGGCGCCGGACGAGATCGTCGAGGACGAAGGGCTGGGCAAGACCGACGAGGACGAAGTCCAGCAGGCCGTTGTCGCGGCCATCGACGAGAATCCCGACGCCGTCGACGACTACGAGTCGGGAGACGACGGGGCGATCAACTTCCTCGTCGGACAAGTCATGCAAAAGACTGGCGGGAGTGCGGATCCCGGTGACGTGAACCAGTTGCTCCAGGCCGAACTCGAGGGCTGA
- a CDS encoding AMP-binding protein: MTGNTTDPSLEDVDTIVHEPSQEFVESTNVYEFMETYGIDDYDDLIERTTSEVDGEPESGVDWFWDELVDYLDIEFYEGYDEVRDDSKGPQFTDWYPGGELNVAHNVVDRHAAVDEERRNKVATIWEGEDGEVREVTYHELHRQSNQVANALEERGIETGDTVGLYMPMVPEVVSILYGCFKVGAIAVPIFSGFGVDAAATRIADSGCSVLFTGDGFYRRGKPIFLKSAADEAIAEAGHVEDTIVFDRLGSSDTASEHEIPWNDGRDEWWTDAVETQDDAYESKSLDSSQESMLLYSSGTTGKPKGIVHTHAGVQVQCAKEVYFGMDLKPSDRFFWVSDIGWMMGPWTLIGTHTFGGTAFMYEGAPDHPEPDRFWEMIDRHKLTQFGISPTAIRALRKHGDEWLSGHDLSSLRLLGSTGEPWDPESWLWFYENVGGGEAPIINISGGTEICGCFLMPMPNQPLKPCTLGGPGLGMDIDIVDQQGNSVTEDHERGFLVARDSCPSMTKSLWSGDERYLNEYWSTFEDMWNHGDWAQQDEDGFWYLHGRADDALNVAGRKVGPAEVEGALIDHEAVNQAAAIGAPDDTTGTAVVTYVILEDGFEETDELREKLRAQVGEELGKPFRPREILFVDQFPKTQSGKIIRRAIEATYTGEDLGDMSSIENPEALEELEDAR, translated from the coding sequence ATGACGGGGAACACTACCGACCCGAGCCTCGAGGACGTCGATACAATCGTTCACGAACCGAGTCAGGAGTTCGTCGAGTCGACCAACGTCTACGAGTTCATGGAGACGTACGGGATCGACGACTACGACGATCTCATCGAGCGAACGACGAGCGAGGTCGACGGCGAACCCGAGAGCGGCGTCGACTGGTTCTGGGACGAACTCGTCGACTACCTCGACATCGAGTTCTACGAGGGCTACGACGAGGTTAGAGATGACAGCAAGGGGCCGCAGTTCACCGACTGGTATCCCGGCGGGGAGCTCAACGTCGCCCACAACGTCGTGGATCGTCACGCCGCCGTCGACGAGGAGCGCCGGAACAAGGTCGCGACCATCTGGGAGGGCGAAGACGGCGAGGTCCGCGAAGTCACGTATCACGAACTCCACCGGCAGTCGAATCAGGTCGCGAACGCACTCGAGGAACGCGGCATCGAGACGGGCGACACGGTCGGGCTCTACATGCCGATGGTGCCGGAGGTCGTTTCGATCCTCTATGGCTGTTTCAAGGTCGGTGCGATCGCGGTCCCCATCTTCTCGGGCTTCGGCGTCGACGCAGCTGCAACCCGAATCGCGGACTCCGGATGTTCAGTGCTGTTTACGGGCGACGGCTTCTACCGGCGCGGCAAGCCGATTTTCCTCAAGTCGGCGGCCGACGAGGCCATCGCGGAGGCCGGCCACGTCGAAGATACGATCGTCTTCGACAGACTCGGTTCCAGTGACACGGCCAGCGAGCACGAAATCCCGTGGAACGACGGCCGCGACGAGTGGTGGACCGACGCCGTCGAAACGCAGGACGACGCCTACGAGTCGAAGTCGCTCGACTCGAGTCAGGAGTCGATGCTGCTGTACTCTTCGGGGACGACGGGCAAGCCGAAGGGGATCGTCCACACCCACGCGGGCGTGCAGGTCCAGTGCGCCAAGGAGGTCTACTTCGGGATGGATCTCAAGCCCTCCGATCGCTTCTTCTGGGTCTCCGACATCGGCTGGATGATGGGCCCGTGGACCCTCATCGGCACCCACACCTTCGGTGGCACGGCCTTCATGTACGAGGGCGCGCCGGACCACCCCGAGCCGGATCGGTTCTGGGAGATGATCGACCGCCACAAACTCACGCAGTTCGGCATCTCGCCGACCGCGATTCGGGCGCTACGAAAGCACGGGGACGAGTGGCTCTCCGGCCACGACCTCTCCTCGCTCCGCCTGCTGGGCTCGACCGGCGAACCCTGGGACCCCGAATCCTGGCTGTGGTTCTACGAGAACGTCGGCGGCGGCGAGGCACCGATCATCAACATCTCCGGCGGCACCGAAATCTGTGGCTGCTTCCTGATGCCGATGCCGAACCAGCCGCTCAAACCCTGTACGCTCGGCGGACCGGGGCTCGGCATGGACATCGATATCGTCGATCAGCAGGGCAATTCGGTAACGGAGGACCACGAGCGCGGCTTCCTCGTCGCGCGGGATTCCTGTCCGTCGATGACCAAGTCGCTCTGGTCGGGCGACGAGCGCTACCTGAACGAGTACTGGTCGACGTTCGAGGACATGTGGAACCACGGCGACTGGGCCCAGCAGGACGAGGACGGCTTCTGGTACCTCCACGGCCGGGCCGACGACGCGCTCAACGTGGCGGGACGGAAGGTCGGTCCCGCGGAGGTCGAGGGTGCGCTGATCGACCACGAAGCCGTCAATCAGGCCGCGGCGATCGGGGCCCCCGACGACACCACCGGAACCGCCGTCGTCACCTACGTGATCCTCGAGGACGGCTTCGAGGAGACCGACGAGTTGCGCGAAAAACTGCGCGCACAGGTCGGCGAGGAACTCGGAAAGCCGTTCCGCCCGCGCGAGATTCTGTTCGTCGACCAGTTCCCCAAGACCCAGTCGGGCAAGATCATCCGCCGAGCCATCGAGGCCACCTACACCGGCGAGGATCTGGGCGACATGAGCAGCATCGAGAATCCGGAGGCGCTCGAGGAACTCGAGGACGCGCGGTAG